A genomic segment from Clostridium pasteurianum BC1 encodes:
- a CDS encoding DUF2156 domain-containing protein — MLNFKKLNLEDKEVLDKYLKPFNFKSCEYSFTTLFIWKEACSIEYAIYDGVLIFKKRDFDGKTHFMQPIGYKKEQLKEIFQLLKECREEFNMDYLFKDLEGEFLEDLREYCNIEVDIIEDRDNFDYIYPSSSLISLSGKKLHGKKNHYNQFIKNYEYYVKDIREADEEECIEAVKEWLYRKGDPDEHLKYEAKGIDELLKNKDKLDFDGIAVYVKDKIAALTMGEKMNEEMAIIHIEKADPQIKGLYSFVNKSFVEQCFSDVNIINREQDLGREGLRKAKESYKPFEFVKKYIIP; from the coding sequence GTGTTAAACTTTAAAAAGCTTAATTTGGAGGATAAAGAAGTATTGGATAAATACTTAAAGCCTTTTAATTTTAAAAGTTGTGAGTATTCTTTTACTACTCTTTTTATATGGAAAGAGGCCTGTAGTATAGAGTATGCTATATATGATGGTGTACTCATTTTTAAAAAAAGAGATTTTGATGGGAAGACCCATTTTATGCAGCCTATTGGTTATAAGAAGGAACAATTAAAAGAAATTTTTCAACTACTTAAAGAATGTAGAGAAGAATTTAATATGGATTATTTATTTAAGGATTTAGAAGGTGAATTTTTAGAGGATTTAAGAGAATATTGTAATATAGAAGTAGATATAATTGAGGATAGGGATAATTTTGACTATATTTATCCAAGCAGTAGTCTTATATCCCTATCAGGTAAAAAACTTCATGGTAAAAAAAATCATTATAATCAATTTATAAAGAATTATGAGTACTATGTAAAAGACATAAGAGAAGCAGATGAAGAAGAATGTATAGAAGCTGTAAAAGAATGGTTGTATCGTAAAGGTGATCCAGATGAACATTTGAAATATGAAGCTAAGGGTATAGACGAATTATTAAAGAACAAAGACAAATTAGATTTCGATGGTATAGCTGTCTATGTAAAAGATAAGATAGCTGCTTTAACTATGGGAGAAAAGATGAATGAAGAAATGGCTATTATTCATATTGAAAAGGCAGACCCTCAAATTAAAGGTCTTTATTCATTTGTAAATAAGAGTTTTGTTGAGCAATGTTTTAGTGATGTAAACATAATTAACAGAGAGCAAGATTTAGGAAGAGAAGGACTTAGAAAAGCTAAAGAGTCCTATAAGCCCTTTGAATTTGTCAAAAAATATATAATTCCATAA
- a CDS encoding SDR family NAD(P)-dependent oxidoreductase — MNINGKNIILTGASSGIGMELLKKLKDYDVKIIAVARNIDKIPNYDKNVISFSCDLSKKEEVDQLFEYALNLFQSIDIFIANAGFAYCEEIEEANWEHIEKIYSTNVFSPIYVAEKMKNINKDKSYYMIITCSAVSEVPLPGYALYCASKASINMFAKTYRYEMKNRGKLGLVYPIATNTNFFRRAGGNRAPVPWPVQSPEIVAASIILGIKLNLRNIYPSILFLIASIINRVIPILYPIYSKIFSISFNLWLKRNTKKPL; from the coding sequence ATGAATATAAATGGTAAAAATATAATTTTAACTGGAGCTTCTTCTGGAATTGGCATGGAATTATTAAAAAAACTTAAAGATTATGATGTAAAAATAATTGCTGTAGCAAGAAATATTGATAAAATACCGAATTACGATAAAAACGTTATATCTTTTTCCTGTGATTTATCAAAAAAAGAGGAAGTTGACCAGCTTTTTGAATATGCATTAAACTTATTTCAAAGTATAGACATATTTATAGCTAATGCCGGCTTTGCCTATTGCGAAGAAATTGAAGAAGCAAACTGGGAACATATAGAAAAAATATATAGTACTAATGTTTTTTCACCCATATATGTTGCTGAAAAAATGAAAAATATTAATAAAGATAAATCATACTATATGATTATAACCTGCTCTGCAGTAAGTGAAGTCCCTCTTCCAGGTTACGCTCTTTATTGTGCAAGCAAAGCTTCCATAAATATGTTTGCAAAAACCTACAGATATGAAATGAAAAACAGAGGGAAATTGGGTTTAGTATATCCCATTGCTACGAATACAAACTTTTTTAGAAGAGCTGGTGGAAATAGAGCTCCTGTGCCATGGCCAGTCCAATCTCCCGAAATAGTTGCTGCCAGTATAATACTAGGTATTAAGCTCAATTTAAGAAACATATATCCTTCAATTTTATTTCTTATTGCCAGTATTATTAACAGAGTGATTCCTATTCTATATCCTATTTACAGTAAAATATTTTCAATAAGCTTTAACTTATGGCTTAAAAGAAATACTAAAAAACCACTTTAA
- a CDS encoding MBL fold metallo-hydrolase, producing METCRAKINYLYNSGFAVETENYLLIFDYYKDSTDKGNKCISNAAVGEEDLKIQKKIIVFSSHSHFDHFNPIILKWRQIRPDIHYILSSDINIDKKDRDTYINMLSVYEDLHIDNLYVKAFSSNDIGISFLVKVDNITIFHSGDLNWWHWWDENEEFNSKMEKSFKSEIEKIKSNFIDIAFFPVDSRLKEYYFIGGEYFIKEINPRLFIPMHFREDFNITKKFKEKIETANTKILNIAKRGEQILY from the coding sequence ATGGAAACTTGTAGGGCAAAAATTAATTATCTATACAATAGTGGATTTGCCGTAGAAACAGAAAATTATCTTTTAATATTTGATTATTATAAAGATTCTACAGATAAAGGAAATAAATGTATATCAAATGCTGCTGTTGGAGAAGAAGATTTAAAAATTCAAAAAAAAATTATAGTATTTTCTTCTCATAGTCATTTTGATCATTTTAATCCTATAATATTAAAATGGAGACAGATAAGACCAGATATTCACTATATATTAAGCAGTGATATTAATATTGATAAAAAAGATAGAGATACTTATATTAATATGTTATCAGTCTATGAAGATTTACATATAGATAATCTATATGTTAAAGCCTTTAGTTCCAATGACATAGGTATTTCTTTTTTAGTAAAGGTAGATAATATAACAATATTTCATTCTGGTGATTTAAACTGGTGGCATTGGTGGGATGAAAATGAGGAATTCAATTCTAAAATGGAAAAGTCTTTTAAATCAGAAATAGAAAAGATTAAAAGTAATTTTATAGATATAGCTTTTTTCCCTGTAGATTCAAGACTTAAAGAATATTATTTTATAGGTGGAGAATATTTTATAAAGGAAATTAATCCTAGACTATTTATTCCAATGCACTTTAGAGAAGATTTTAATATAACAAAAAAATTTAAAGAAAAAATAGAAACTGCAAATACTAAAATTCTTAATATAGCTAAAAGAGGTGAGCAAATTCTTTACTAG
- a CDS encoding VOC family protein: MKFNFDHNNFNVLDLEKSIAFYKEALGFEEVRRHNAEDGSFILSFLGDNQTGHKLELTWLKDRKEPYNLGENEFHLAVKTDDFDAAYAHHKEMGCICYENKPMGIYFINDPDGYWVEILPYKK, from the coding sequence ATGAAATTTAACTTTGATCATAATAATTTTAATGTGTTAGATTTAGAAAAAAGTATTGCTTTCTATAAAGAAGCTTTAGGTTTTGAGGAAGTGAGAAGACATAACGCAGAAGATGGCAGCTTTATTTTAAGTTTTCTCGGTGATAATCAAACAGGGCACAAGCTAGAGCTTACGTGGCTTAAAGATAGAAAAGAACCCTATAATCTTGGAGAAAATGAATTCCATTTAGCTGTTAAAACAGATGATTTTGATGCAGCTTATGCGCATCACAAAGAAATGGGATGTATATGTTATGAAAATAAACCTATGGGAATATATTTTATAAATGATCCAGATGGATATTGGGTAGAAATACTGCCTTATAAAAAGTAA
- the ymfI gene encoding elongation factor P 5-aminopentanone reductase, whose protein sequence is MKNILKGKVVLVTGASRGIGRHIAIEMAKEGAAVAVNYLKDDNGAKETLALLNSEGVYAKAYKADVRNFKDAKDMIENVIKYFGKIDILVNNAGISKIGLFMDQCTADYDEIFDANFRSVFNCTNAAVKYMVDKKKGCIINISSIWGNAGASCEVLYSASKGAVNSFTKALGKELAPSNIRVNAISPGVIDTSMNSVFSNEDIKSIKDEIPMMRFGRSDEIGKLAVFLASDNASYITSQIITIDGGML, encoded by the coding sequence TTGAAAAATATTCTAAAAGGAAAAGTGGTACTTGTCACAGGGGCTTCAAGAGGTATAGGAAGGCATATAGCTATAGAAATGGCTAAGGAAGGAGCTGCAGTAGCTGTAAATTATTTAAAAGACGATAATGGGGCAAAAGAAACCCTAGCACTTTTAAATAGTGAAGGAGTCTATGCAAAGGCCTATAAAGCTGATGTCAGAAATTTTAAAGATGCAAAAGATATGATAGAAAATGTAATTAAATATTTTGGCAAGATTGATATTTTAGTTAATAATGCAGGTATATCTAAAATAGGATTGTTTATGGATCAGTGTACGGCAGATTATGATGAGATTTTTGATGCTAATTTTAGGTCTGTTTTCAACTGCACTAACGCGGCAGTGAAATATATGGTAGATAAAAAGAAAGGCTGTATAATAAACATTTCTTCAATTTGGGGAAATGCTGGAGCTTCTTGCGAGGTGCTGTATTCAGCTTCTAAAGGTGCTGTTAATTCTTTTACAAAAGCCCTTGGAAAAGAGCTTGCACCATCAAATATAAGAGTAAATGCCATATCACCAGGTGTTATAGATACTAGTATGAATAGTGTATTCAGTAATGAAGATATAAAAAGTATAAAAGATGAAATTCCAATGATGAGATTTGGCCGAAGTGATGAAATTGGAAAATTGGCAGTGTTTCTTGCTAGTGATAATGCAAGTTATATAACTTCGCAAATTATAACTATAGATGGTGGAATGTTATAA